The genome window CGAGCGGCAGGGCCAGCAGCGCCGCCAGCACGATGCCTCTACGAGGGCATGACGTGCGGCGTGACGAAGATCAGGAGCTCGACGCGGGAGCGCTCGACGATCTTCTTCTTGAAGAGCCAGCCGAGGATCGGGATGTCGCCGAGCAGCGGGACCTTGGCGACCGTGTTCACGACCGAATCGGTGATGAGTCCGCCGATGACGACGGTCTCCCCGTCCTGCACGAGCACGGTCGTGTCGGCCGTCCGCGTGTCCACCGCCGGGACCCCGACCACGGCGGAGGCCGTCGTACCCGAGGGCTGGCTCACCGTCGGCTTGATCTGGATGGTGATGCGTCCGTCGGCGTTGATGGTGGGCGTCACGTCCAACTGGATGCCCGTCACGATGTTGCCGACCGACTGCGAGGTCACGCCCGTCGAGGCGACGTTCGAGGTCGCGTAAGGGATGTTCGTCGTGATGTTGATGCTCGCCTTCTTGCCGTTGAGGGTGGCGATCTTCGGGTCGGAGAGCACCTTCACCTTGCCGGCCGAGGCGGCCGCGGTCAGCGTCGCGGAGAGGAAGTAGTTGTTGGTGATGCGTCCCACGGTCAGCGCGCCGAACACCTTCGACGCCGGCAGGAACACGCCGGTGCCGCGGCCTCCCGCGCCGACGCCGAGCGCCGCGCTCGAGTTCTGGTCGAGGGGCTTGGCCAAGGTGGCGTCGTTCGGGTTCGTCAGCGTGCCGATCGTCGTCTGTCCCTGCTTGCCGGCGAACTTCCCGCTGTCGACGCCCGCGTAATCCCACTGGATGCCGAAGTTCAGGTCCTTGGTGAGCTTGACCTCGACGAGCTTGGCCTCGATCATGACCTGCTGGGGCCGCACGTCGAGCTTGGAGAGCAGGCGCTCGACGCTCGCGATGCCGTCGAGAGTGTCGGTGACGATCAGGGAGTTGGTGGCCTCGTCGCTGTTGAGCTTGCCGGCGCGGCCCTCCGCCTGGCGCACCGCATCGATGGCGCCCTTGATGTCGGCGGCCTTGCTGTATTTGAGGCGGATGATCCGCGTCTGGTTGACCGCGACCGTGCGCTCCTTCTGGAGCGTGGTCGGAGTCATGATGCGCAGGATGTTCTCTCCCGCCTGGTCGGCCACGAGGCCCTGCATCTGCAGGATCGTCATGAAGGCCTCGCTGAAAGGCACGTCGGTCAGGTGCAGGGTCAGGGAGCCCGCGACGTCGGGTCCATAGATGATGTTGATGCGCGCCTTCGACGCGAGCAGCTTGATCACGTCGCGGACGTCGGTGCCCTCGTAGTCCAGAGAGATGAGTTCGTTGGAGAGGGAGCCGAGGATGTCGCGGCGCGTGCGGCGGTCGAATCCTCCGCCGACACCGGAGGAGGAGGCGGCGGCGGACTCCGCGGCCTCGCCCTCCCCGTCCCGGACCTTGTCAGCGACGCCGGTGGCGGCCATGTCGCCGAGCTCGGGGGAGAAGCCCTTGGGGAGCTCCGGCGCCTTCTTCGCCGCGGCTTTCTCGACTTTAGGCGCTGCGGCCTTCACCGGGACCGCGGCAGGAACGGGCATTGCGGACTCGGCGGTCGCCTTGGGCGCCTCGATGCTCTTGGGGGCCGCGGGCTTCGCGACGGGAACGGGAACCTCGGCCGGCTTCGCGGCGACTTTCGGCGCTTCGACCGGCTTGGCGGCGGGCTTCGCCGTCTCCACAGGCTTCGCGGCTTCGGCCGGCTTCGCGGCGGGCTTCGCCGTCTCCGCAGGCTTCGCGGCGGGCTTCGCCGCGACGACGGGGACGGCCTTGCCTTCCTCCGCCTTCACGACCGGCGCGGGAACCGCTGCCTTCGCGGCGGCCTCGTCGGCGGCAGCCGACTGGAGGCGGACGACGAGGCTGCGGCCTTCCCAGCCCGCCTGATAGCCGACGAGCCGCACGAGGTCGAGCACGATGCGCGAGATCATGGTCGGCTCTTTCTGGAACTGTCCGGCGCGGACCTTCTTAAGGAAGTTCCCCTGCCCCTTCTGGACCTTCGAGCCCGACTGGAACTCGGTGTTCAGGAGCTCGACGACGAGGCGGGGCGGGTCGGCGGTGACGAAGGTGTTGTACTTGGCCTGCTCGCTGAGGTGGAGCGTGACCTGGTCCGGGCCGACCTCGATGCCGTCAAGGGTCGCGGCGGACGCCGCCTGTTCCGCCGCCGACAGAGGGATCCCTCCGGGGCCGAGCAGCAGCGAGAGCGTCGTCGTCAGGGCGATCAGGCGCTTCAACATGGGTCCTCCGAAAGGGTCACTGGGCCTTCTCCGCAGCAGCATCCTCTTCCTCGCCGAGCCGCAGCGTCTGGACGTCCTTGTCCGGGGTCATGAGGATGACGGATTTCTGCTTCTGCTGGATCACGCCGGTGACGCCGGCGACGCGGTGGTTCTTGTAATCGAAGAGGCGCCCGCTCTTGAGCAGGTAGCCGGAGCCGGTGCGCGGATCGACGAGCAGCGCGGAAGCTCCGGTCTGGTCCTTCAGGATGCCCTTGAGGTTGAGAGAATGGATGGAGAACTCCAGCGTCTCCCCGCCGCCCTCCCCCTCTTTCGCGATGACGGCGGGGCCGGAGCCGGCCGAAGGGAGGCGGAAAGGGTCGCGATAGCGGCCGCCGCCGTAGATGTCGCCGACCGTGAGCGCCTTGACCGTGTCGCTGGAGGAGGAAGCCGCTTTGCCCTGGGCGGGCGCGCCCGACTTGGCCGGGACGGCCGCGGGCTCCAGCGCGAGCGCGGAGGATGCGAGAACGGCGAGGAAGCCGAGGAAGTTCATCATCCTTTATATTGGTACGCGATGAGCGTGAATCCGACCGAGACCTTTCCGGTCTCGTCGGGGGCGCCGTAGGTCACCGCGCGGACGTTGTAGATGCGCTGCTCGAGGGCGATCGCGGCGAAGAAGCGGCCGATGTCGTGGAAGGTCCCGCGCACCGAAAGCGTGTAGGGGACCTCGATGAAATAGTCTCGGACGGTCTGCGATCCCGGCGCGAAGTTCACCAGCGTGACGCCGTTCTTGCGTGAGAGGGAGCCCATGGCGACGATCACCGCGGGGAGGTCCTTGCTCTTGGGCAGGCGCTTCTCGGCCTCG of Elusimicrobiota bacterium contains these proteins:
- the pilQ gene encoding type IV pilus secretin PilQ — its product is MLKRLIALTTTLSLLLGPGGIPLSAAEQAASAATLDGIEVGPDQVTLHLSEQAKYNTFVTADPPRLVVELLNTEFQSGSKVQKGQGNFLKKVRAGQFQKEPTMISRIVLDLVRLVGYQAGWEGRSLVVRLQSAAADEAAAKAAVPAPVVKAEEGKAVPVVAAKPAAKPAETAKPAAKPAEAAKPVETAKPAAKPVEAPKVAAKPAEVPVPVAKPAAPKSIEAPKATAESAMPVPAAVPVKAAAPKVEKAAAKKAPELPKGFSPELGDMAATGVADKVRDGEGEAAESAAASSSGVGGGFDRRTRRDILGSLSNELISLDYEGTDVRDVIKLLASKARINIIYGPDVAGSLTLHLTDVPFSEAFMTILQMQGLVADQAGENILRIMTPTTLQKERTVAVNQTRIIRLKYSKAADIKGAIDAVRQAEGRAGKLNSDEATNSLIVTDTLDGIASVERLLSKLDVRPQQVMIEAKLVEVKLTKDLNFGIQWDYAGVDSGKFAGKQGQTTIGTLTNPNDATLAKPLDQNSSAALGVGAGGRGTGVFLPASKVFGALTVGRITNNYFLSATLTAAASAGKVKVLSDPKIATLNGKKASINITTNIPYATSNVASTGVTSQSVGNIVTGIQLDVTPTINADGRITIQIKPTVSQPSGTTASAVVGVPAVDTRTADTTVLVQDGETVVIGGLITDSVVNTVAKVPLLGDIPILGWLFKKKIVERSRVELLIFVTPHVMPS
- the pilO gene encoding type 4a pilus biogenesis protein PilO — its product is MAKINIQLTKEQQQFLVAAVLFLGGGGYAYVRYFWLPTSTRIEETAKLIKETEAKIDKAKSQAVRLPKIQKEIEILNEQAIEAEKRLPKSKDLPAVIVAMGSLSRKNGVTLVNFAPGSQTVRDYFIEVPYTLSVRGTFHDIGRFFAAIALEQRIYNVRAVTYGAPDETGKVSVGFTLIAYQYKG